Within the Deltaproteobacteria bacterium genome, the region GTTGAGAAACGTCGCCATCGTGGGGCAGGGCGGGGCCGGGAAGACGACGGTCGCCGACGCGCTCCTCTTTGCCGCCGGCGCGACCAGCCGGCTCGGCCGCGTCGACGACGGCTCCTCGGCCTTCGACGTCGAGCCCGAGGAGGTGCGCCGCAAGAGCTCGATCACGGCGACGCTGCACCACGCCGGGTGGCGCAAGCACGAGCTCAACCTGATCGACACGCCCGGCTACTCGGCCTTCCTGCACGACACGCGCAACTGTCTCCGCGCCGCGACCGGCGCGGTGCTGGTCCTCGGCCCGACCGGCGGCGAGACGAAGGTCGAGGCGGAGAAGGTGTGGGCCTGGTGCGAGGAGCTCGCCCTCCCGCGCATCGCCTTCGTGACCCGCATGGACCGCGAGCGGGCGACGGTCGAGCACGCGCTCGAGGACGTGAAGGCGATCGGCGCCACGCCCGCCGTGCTGCAGGTGCCGATCGGCGCCGAGGCGGAGTTCAGGGGGGTGGTCGACGTGCTCTCGGGGAAGGCGTTCCTCTACCAGGGCGAGTCGGGGACGTTCCAGGAAGGCGCGCCGCCGGCCGACGTGGCCGAGGCGGCGAGCAAGGCGCGCGACCGTCTGGTCGAGACCATCGCCGAGGCGAACGACGCGCTCCTCGAGAAGTACCTCGAGGGCACGGAGCTCGGCGCCGAGGAGCTGCGCGAGGGGCTGCGCGAGGCGGCGCGCGCGGGGAAGATCCTGCCCGTCCTGTGCGGCGCGCCAGGGAAGGCGATCGGCGTCCACCCGCTGCTCGACGCGATCGTCGACCTCCTGCCCTCGCCGGCCGACCTCCCGCCGTGGAAGGGCGACAACCCCAGGACCGGCGAGGAGGTCGAGCGTGCGGCGGACCCGACCGCGCCCTTCGCGGCCTACGTCTTCAAGACGATCGTCGACCCGTTCGCGGGCAAGCTGGCGGTGCTGCGCGTCGTCTCGGGCCGCATCCACGCGGATCTCAACTGCGCCAACACCGCGCGCGACGGGCGCGAGCGCATCGGCCACCCGCTCAAGCTCGAGGGCAAGAAGCAGACGCAGATCCCGTCCGCGGTGGCGGGCGACATCGTCGCGGTGGCGAAGCTCAAGGAGACGGCCTCGGGCGACACGCTCGCGGACGAGAAGAGCCCCGTCGTCTTCCCGCCGCTCCCCGACACCCCGGCCGCCATCTCCTTCGCGCTCCAGCCCAAGAGCAAGGCGGA harbors:
- the fusA gene encoding elongation factor G, which translates into the protein MSAEDVARLRNVAIVGQGGAGKTTVADALLFAAGATSRLGRVDDGSSAFDVEPEEVRRKSSITATLHHAGWRKHELNLIDTPGYSAFLHDTRNCLRAATGAVLVLGPTGGETKVEAEKVWAWCEELALPRIAFVTRMDRERATVEHALEDVKAIGATPAVLQVPIGAEAEFRGVVDVLSGKAFLYQGESGTFQEGAPPADVAEAASKARDRLVETIAEANDALLEKYLEGTELGAEELREGLREAARAGKILPVLCGAPGKAIGVHPLLDAIVDLLPSPADLPPWKGDNPRTGEEVERAADPTAPFAAYVFKTIVDPFAGKLAVLRVVSGRIHADLNCANTARDGRERIGHPLKLEGKKQTQIPSAVAGDIVAVAKLKETASGDTLADEKSPVVFPPLPDTPAAISFALQPKSKADDEKVMQGLHRLMEEDTALRVHRDEQTKEFVVSGTGQLHLEVAVERLKRKFGAEVELKAPKVPYKETIKGTAKAQGKHKKQTGGHGQYGDCWLELSPLPRGKGFEFEDAVVGGVIPRNFIPAVEKGVREVLAEGIIAGYPIVDVKAKLYFGSYHDVDSSEMSFKIAGRLAFKAAFEQCRPCLLEPIMTMRVTVPGEFMGDVIGDLNSRRGKVLGAEPKGSTGQQVIRANVPMAEVLRYAPDLRSMTSGRGDFELEFSHYEEAPPHIAEKIIKQAQAARAERHA